The genomic stretch CTGCTCGACGTCGCTCTCGGTCCGCAGGGGCAGGGGCTGGTAGACCTTGTTGGGCTGTGCCATCGCTCGTTCAGTTTATCACAAGGCCGCGGTCCCGCGTGGACCGGCGGCGCGCCGCGCGCGAGCTAGCGGCGGACGTAGCCCTGGCCGTCGTTGATGGGCTCGTCGATGAAGATGTCGCCGTTGCGGATTTTGATGTTGTAGCCGCAATCGGGGTTGGTGCAGACCCAGGCTTTGAAGTGGATGGGTGCGCCCTGGCTGCCGAAATCGGAGAAGGGGACGAGGTCCCCGTAATCACATTTGCGGCATTTAGGAAACTGATACATCCCTAACCTCCCCAAGTCGGGGGATACTATGGCACGGCTGCTGGAACGAGCAAGGTGGGGCGGGGCGATGGAGGTTTGGCGGGGGTGGTTGGTACCATGCGGGCTTTGGGAACCGGGAACAGGGAGGCAGCGATGCCGGGTACGGCCATAACCGTTCGTGTGCCAGCGACGAGCGCGAATCTCGGCGCGGGGTTCGATTGCCTTGGGCTCGCGCTGGATATGTTTGCATCGGTGACGGTGACATTCTGCGAGGCGGAGCAGCCGCCGACCGAGGACGTCGGTGAGAAGATGGTTCTTTCGGCGGTGCGGCACGCGTACCAGCGGCTGGGAAAGCCGTTGCCCGGGGGGGTGCGCGTGCGCTACCAGGTGGCGATCCCGCTCGGGCGCGGGCTGGGCGCGAGCGCCGTAGCGCGGGTGGCGGGGGTGCTGGCGGTGAACGAGCTGGAGCGCGGGGTGTTCGACGAGCAGGCGCTGCTGGACCTCGTAAGCGAGCTGGAGGGGCACGGGGACAACGCCTGCCCGGCGCTGTTCGGCGGGCTGCAGGTGTGCGTACAGGGGGCAGACGGGCACTATGTGCGCGCGGCATCGCGCTTCCCGGCGGACGCGCACATTGCGCTGCTGATCCCGGAGCATTCGATGCCGACGAAGGAGGCGCGGAAGGCGCTGCCGGAGAGCTATTCGAAGGCGGACACGGTGCACAACATCGGCCGGGCAGCGCTGTTCGTGGCGGCGATGGCCTCGGGGAGGATGGAGCTGCT from Tepidiforma thermophila encodes the following:
- the thrB gene encoding homoserine kinase; its protein translation is MPATSANLGAGFDCLGLALDMFASVTVTFCEAEQPPTEDVGEKMVLSAVRHAYQRLGKPLPGGVRVRYQVAIPLGRGLGASAVARVAGVLAVNELERGVFDEQALLDLVSELEGHGDNACPALFGGLQVCVQGADGHYVRAASRFPADAHIALLIPEHSMPTKEARKALPESYSKADTVHNIGRAALFVAAMASGRMELLAEATDDRVHQRQRAALFPPLFDIFAAARQAGAYAAWLSGAGSSVAAICPEEPARAVANAMLAASKAAGYDGRALVTRIAKEGATVSRVELVDA